From one Gracilibacillus salinarum genomic stretch:
- a CDS encoding NUDIX hydrolase produces the protein MDYIKHVRSMVGNEKILMVVAGAIVFDEEGSVLLQQRSDNGQWGLPGGFMELGESVQDAAKREVYEETGLQLGEMELFAIYSGPQYDKTFSNGDQVSPVLISFICKRYSGELISSNSESLQNKFFSLQELPDNIFTEHRMIINDILSDKRLPIIG, from the coding sequence ATGGATTACATAAAACATGTAAGATCAATGGTCGGAAATGAAAAAATACTGATGGTAGTAGCAGGCGCCATTGTTTTTGATGAAGAAGGCAGCGTACTGTTGCAACAACGTTCGGATAACGGGCAATGGGGACTTCCGGGTGGATTTATGGAGTTAGGGGAAAGTGTTCAAGATGCCGCCAAAAGAGAGGTCTATGAGGAGACAGGGCTCCAATTAGGTGAGATGGAGTTGTTTGCGATATACTCTGGTCCGCAATATGACAAAACATTCTCGAACGGTGACCAGGTATCACCAGTTTTAATATCCTTTATTTGTAAGCGGTATAGTGGTGAACTCATCAGCAGTAACAGTGAATCCTTACAAAATAAATTCTTCTCATTGCAAGAATTGCCGGATAATATATTCACAGAACATAGGATGATTATCAATGATATATTATCAGACAAAAGGCTGCCGATTATAGGATAA
- a CDS encoding protein kinase domain-containing protein, translated as MNECITLDKVSFDLKEIHNFDWLTAIGEVFAVFDEQDSGNICFGIEQDGVKRFVKYAGARTKEYSGLPEDAVTRLRDSIATYENLQHKHLVKLIDYFEVEQGYALVFDWFDGECLHSPWSFPPPDKYSHPDSPYFRFKQLPVKQRLAAFQNILAFHVFVEKQQYVAVDFYDGSILYDFENNVTKICDIDLYKQKPFTNNMGRLWGSSRFMSPEEFEMGAAIDERTNVFNMGAVAFGLLGGEQNRSLSKWEASQELYDVAWKAVNPARAERYTTVEELYNAWQLTSASRND; from the coding sequence ATGAACGAGTGTATAACGTTAGATAAAGTATCCTTCGATCTTAAAGAAATACATAATTTTGACTGGTTAACTGCTATAGGAGAAGTTTTCGCTGTATTTGATGAGCAAGATTCAGGAAATATTTGCTTCGGCATTGAACAAGACGGGGTTAAGAGATTCGTGAAATATGCAGGAGCTAGAACAAAAGAATATAGCGGTCTACCGGAAGATGCTGTTACACGATTAAGAGATTCGATTGCAACTTATGAAAATCTACAGCACAAACACCTTGTGAAGCTGATTGATTATTTTGAAGTGGAACAAGGTTATGCATTGGTATTTGATTGGTTTGATGGTGAATGTCTACACTCTCCTTGGTCTTTTCCTCCACCAGATAAATATTCTCATCCTGATTCACCGTATTTCCGTTTTAAACAATTGCCGGTTAAACAACGATTAGCTGCCTTCCAAAACATCTTAGCATTTCATGTCTTTGTCGAAAAACAACAATATGTTGCAGTTGATTTTTATGATGGCAGCATTTTATATGATTTTGAAAATAATGTAACGAAAATTTGTGACATTGATTTATATAAACAAAAACCGTTCACAAACAACATGGGAAGACTGTGGGGATCCTCGCGGTTTATGTCACCAGAAGAATTTGAAATGGGTGCAGCTATCGATGAAAGAACGAATGTATTTAATATGGGGGCTGTTGCCTTTGGATTACTCGGTGGTGAACAGAACCGTTCCTTATCAAAATGGGAGGCAAGTCAAGAACTGTACGATGTTGCATGGAAGGCGGTTAATCCGGCCAGAGCTGAGCGGTACACAACAGTGGAGGAATTGTACAATGCTTGGCAGTTAACATCAGCATCTCGAAATGATTGA
- a CDS encoding AAA family ATPase, translated as MKFVLVFGPQAVGKMTVGQELTRITDLKLFHNHMTIDMLTPFFDFSSDMWRLSTLFREEIFKQYAKSDKYGIIFTYVWAFNEKEDWEFVENICTIFSSQGADIYFVELEANVEERLKRNKTPNRLEQKPTKRNIKQSEENLLSSLDIHRLNSEQGEIKHENYLRIDNTNLNGDEVARMIKEEFVL; from the coding sequence ATGAAATTTGTTTTAGTATTCGGTCCCCAGGCAGTTGGGAAAATGACAGTAGGGCAAGAACTGACGAGAATAACCGATTTGAAATTATTTCATAACCACATGACCATTGATATGCTAACACCATTTTTTGATTTCAGCTCTGACATGTGGAGGTTATCAACGCTGTTCCGTGAAGAGATTTTTAAGCAGTATGCTAAAAGTGATAAGTATGGCATAATCTTTACGTATGTCTGGGCATTTAATGAAAAAGAAGATTGGGAGTTTGTTGAGAATATATGCACCATATTTAGCTCACAAGGTGCTGACATATATTTTGTAGAGTTAGAAGCAAATGTAGAAGAACGTCTTAAACGAAATAAAACACCTAACCGGCTGGAACAAAAGCCGACGAAGCGAAATATAAAACAATCAGAAGAAAATCTACTAAGCTCCTTGGATATACATCGATTGAATTCAGAGCAAGGAGAAATAAAACACGAAAATTATCTGAGGATAGATAATACTAACTTGAATGGTGATGAAGTGGCCCGCATGATAAAAGAGGAATTCGTATTATGA
- a CDS encoding multinuclear nonheme iron-dependent oxidase — MKLAVNYSVEAERLVRDSVIDIDYFKCPDFSNELIENAEKTNPCYIHFGLNAGDGQMDKVNWKNVKELREQSNTPYINVHAVAYAKDYPNTDIFSSSPSLVNRIVDAAVKDIEIVAEKVGIENVIMENIVCRGQGENTMQAIIDPAIISEIVDQTGCGLLLDTAHAQLTSKCLGYDVKEYISQFPVKQLKELHITGIQADEKGRLRDSMPMTKDDWELARWVMQRVKDGDWPEPWVVSLEYGGVGPKFEWRSDQDVLIEQVPMLCDLVK; from the coding sequence ATGAAGCTAGCTGTTAATTATTCTGTAGAAGCTGAGAGGTTAGTAAGAGATTCTGTAATAGATATAGATTATTTTAAATGTCCAGACTTTAGTAATGAATTAATTGAAAATGCAGAAAAGACTAATCCATGCTACATACACTTCGGATTAAATGCTGGTGATGGACAAATGGACAAAGTAAATTGGAAAAACGTTAAAGAATTAAGAGAGCAGTCCAACACACCATACATTAATGTGCATGCCGTTGCATATGCGAAGGATTATCCGAATACAGACATTTTTTCATCAAGTCCTTCTTTAGTTAATAGAATTGTAGATGCAGCAGTAAAGGATATAGAAATTGTTGCCGAAAAAGTAGGGATTGAAAACGTGATAATGGAGAATATTGTTTGCAGAGGTCAAGGTGAGAATACGATGCAGGCAATAATAGATCCAGCAATCATCAGTGAAATTGTTGATCAGACTGGATGTGGACTTCTGCTCGATACAGCGCACGCCCAACTGACTTCCAAATGTCTTGGTTATGATGTGAAAGAATACATTTCGCAATTCCCTGTTAAACAGCTTAAAGAACTACATATCACCGGGATACAAGCAGATGAAAAGGGACGTCTTCGTGACAGCATGCCAATGACAAAAGATGATTGGGAGTTGGCTCGATGGGTTATGCAACGAGTAAAAGATGGAGACTGGCCAGAGCCATGGGTGGTATCGTTGGAATACGGGGGTGTTGGACCAAAATTCGAATGGCGGTCAGATCAGGATGTTCTAATCGAACAAGTGCCTATGTTGTGTGATTTGGTGAAATAA
- a CDS encoding SRPBCC family protein — protein sequence MPVIIHHQFIETSVERCFDLARNVDIHTQTTLKTKERAVGGVTEGLLEQGDTVTWEAVHFGVKQRLTAKVTVIERPHQFVDVMVKGIFHSFTHTHEFIEKEDGAVMIDRFQYKSSLGFIGVLADKLFLEKYMRRFIATRARALKKIAECSNM from the coding sequence ATGCCTGTCATAATACATCACCAATTTATAGAAACATCGGTAGAAAGGTGCTTTGATCTAGCAAGAAATGTAGATATCCATACACAAACGACTCTGAAGACAAAGGAAAGAGCTGTTGGGGGAGTGACGGAAGGACTATTAGAACAAGGTGATACTGTTACTTGGGAAGCGGTGCATTTCGGTGTGAAGCAAAGACTGACAGCTAAAGTAACCGTAATAGAAAGGCCGCATCAATTTGTAGATGTTATGGTGAAGGGGATTTTCCACTCCTTTACACATACACACGAATTTATCGAGAAAGAAGACGGTGCTGTCATGATTGATCGTTTCCAGTATAAGTCATCACTTGGCTTCATCGGCGTTTTAGCTGACAAATTATTTTTAGAGAAATATATGCGCCGATTTATTGCAACTCGGGCAAGGGCACTGAAGAAGATTGCTGAATGTTCAAACATGTAA
- a CDS encoding acetamidase/formamidase family protein: MAIYYINPSKETLHGSFSKDFKPVLTINSGDTVRYATLDALWGLEPFKEQKRRVFEPKDPMVDQGHALCGPVAIKGAEPGMVLQVNINEIRPSSWGWSFAGGPTHVKKRLGLEEQQVYHLNWSLDVEQMLGRSQENHTISLSPFMGTMGMPPNKSGIHSTIPPRFCGGNIDCKELVAGSTIYLPIPVSGGLFSVGDGHAAQGDGEISSQAVECPMDLVDLTFTLCKDRTLTMPRAETPTGWITFGFHEDLEEACMIAIDGMLDLMEELYELERKEAYTLASIVMDLCITQIVNGVKGVHAVLPHEAIQK, encoded by the coding sequence ATGGCTATTTATTATATAAATCCAAGTAAAGAAACGCTTCACGGTTCTTTTTCGAAAGACTTTAAGCCAGTACTTACGATAAACTCCGGAGACACGGTACGTTACGCCACCCTTGATGCCTTATGGGGCCTGGAACCATTCAAGGAGCAAAAAAGAAGAGTTTTTGAACCGAAAGATCCTATGGTTGATCAAGGTCATGCTCTCTGTGGTCCCGTCGCCATTAAAGGGGCAGAACCGGGGATGGTTCTCCAAGTGAATATAAACGAAATTCGTCCATCTTCATGGGGGTGGAGTTTTGCTGGCGGTCCAACCCATGTGAAGAAACGTCTCGGACTAGAAGAACAACAAGTGTATCACTTGAACTGGTCGTTAGATGTCGAACAAATGCTAGGTAGGAGCCAGGAGAATCACACGATATCATTAAGTCCTTTTATGGGGACGATGGGAATGCCACCAAACAAATCAGGCATACATTCTACCATTCCACCTCGGTTTTGTGGAGGTAATATCGACTGTAAAGAGTTAGTCGCAGGAAGCACCATATATTTGCCTATTCCTGTATCAGGCGGATTGTTTTCAGTTGGAGACGGTCATGCAGCACAAGGAGATGGAGAAATAAGTAGTCAGGCCGTGGAATGTCCGATGGATCTGGTCGATTTAACGTTCACGCTCTGCAAAGATAGAACGTTAACGATGCCTCGTGCGGAGACCCCAACTGGCTGGATTACTTTCGGTTTTCATGAAGATTTAGAGGAAGCGTGCATGATTGCGATAGATGGCATGTTAGATCTGATGGAGGAACTTTACGAATTGGAACGAAAAGAAGCTTATACGCTTGCCAGCATTGTAATGGACCTGTGCATTACTCAAATTGTTAATGGAGTGAAAGGGGTACATGCGGTATTGCCGCACGAGGCAATACAGAAGTGA
- a CDS encoding NUDIX hydrolase: MRKWFGASGVCINEENKLLMVLQGKPEEVKKWSVPSGGLEIEESFEECCKREVSEETGFIVEIADKLQVKKGENKEIGIAVEVHYYLVSIVGGERMIQDPYHLIYDIDWKSIEDLKKLDLSFPEDRDFLIDCIQRFRAGKGLHLRS; this comes from the coding sequence ATGCGAAAATGGTTCGGTGCGTCAGGTGTATGTATCAATGAAGAAAATAAATTACTTATGGTGTTACAAGGCAAGCCAGAGGAAGTTAAAAAATGGTCAGTACCATCTGGCGGACTAGAAATAGAGGAATCTTTTGAGGAATGCTGTAAGAGAGAAGTGAGCGAAGAAACAGGATTTATTGTTGAGATCGCTGATAAATTACAGGTGAAAAAAGGCGAAAATAAGGAAATTGGAATAGCGGTTGAAGTTCATTATTATTTAGTGAGCATTGTTGGTGGGGAAAGAATGATTCAAGATCCCTATCATTTAATTTATGATATTGACTGGAAAAGTATAGAGGACTTGAAGAAATTAGATTTAAGTTTTCCGGAAGATCGAGATTTTTTAATAGATTGTATCCAAAGGTTTAGAGCTGGGAAAGGATTACATTTAAGGAGTTAA